One window from the genome of Longimicrobium sp. encodes:
- a CDS encoding PTS sugar transporter subunit IIB, whose translation MPIVLFRVDERLIHGQVVVGWGGPLHADRIVVADDEIAASPWEQELYCLGVPPEIDAVFVTVDEARRRIPEWKGGRRVIVLVRDVATARRVAEGGALAGEEVNLGGIHHAEGRTRVLPYLHLGPGDGDALREIAASGAEVSARDLPASRKVMLDELLAGG comes from the coding sequence ATGCCGATCGTGCTGTTTCGGGTTGACGAACGCCTGATCCACGGGCAGGTGGTCGTGGGATGGGGCGGGCCCCTTCACGCCGACCGCATCGTGGTGGCCGACGACGAGATCGCCGCCAGCCCCTGGGAGCAGGAGTTGTACTGCCTGGGGGTGCCGCCCGAGATCGACGCCGTGTTCGTCACCGTCGACGAGGCCCGGCGCCGCATCCCCGAGTGGAAGGGCGGGCGCCGCGTAATCGTCCTGGTGCGCGACGTGGCCACGGCGCGCCGCGTGGCCGAGGGTGGCGCGCTGGCGGGCGAGGAGGTGAACCTGGGCGGCATCCACCACGCCGAGGGGCGCACCCGCGTGCTTCCCTACCTGCACCTGGGGCCGGGCGACGGAGATGCCCTGCGCGAAATCGCGGCCTCGGGGGCCGAGGTGTCGGCGCGAGACCTTCCGGCTTCGCGAAAGGTGATGCTCGACGAGCTGCTGGCGGGAGGCTGA